The following are encoded together in the Conger conger chromosome 11, fConCon1.1, whole genome shotgun sequence genome:
- the LOC133140425 gene encoding PDZ and LIM domain protein 5-like isoform X2 has product MTKALKSPTSQGLPKPGGQMGQVAPSFGTVSAPKAPVPERPVPRAHPKDEASLVQRAEHMPASTRTPMCAHCNLVIRGPFLVAMGKSWHPEEFTCAHCHSPLADTGFVEEHGVVYCVQCYEEFFAPTCGRCQYKILGEVINALKQTWHGSCFLCASCQQPIGNNTFHLEDGEPYCERDYYNLFGTSCRGCDFPIEAGDKFLEALGGTWHDTCFVCAVCSTSLEGQAFFSKNGKPLCKKHAHTVKI; this is encoded by the exons ATGACCAAAGCCTTGAAGTCCCCCACATCCCAGG GATTGCCCAAGCCGGGCGGCCAGATGGGACAGGTGGCCCCGTCCTTCGGCACGGTGAGCGCCCCGAAGGCGCCGGTGCCCGAGCGGCCGGTCCCGCGGGCGCACCCCAAAGACGAGGCGTCCCTGGTGCAGCGGGCCGAGCACATGCCCGCCAGCACGCGCACGCCCATGTGCGCTCACTGCAACCTGGTCATCAG AGGTCCCTTCCTGGTGGCCATGGGGAAGTCCTGGCACCCCGAGGAGTTCACGTGTGCGCACTGCCACTCACCCCTGGCCGACACCGGCTTCGTGGAGGAGCATGGCGTGGTGTACTGCGTGCAGTGCTACGAGGAGTTCTTCGCCCCCACGTGCGGCCGCTGCCAGTATAAGATCCTGGGG GAAGTGATCAATGCCCTGAAGCAGACCTGGCACGGGAGCTGCTTCCTGTGCGCGTCCTGTCAGCAGCCCATCGGCAACAACACCTTCCACCTGGAGGACGGGGAGCCCTACTGCGAGAGAG ACTATTACAACCTCTTCGGCACCAGCTGCCGTGGCTGCGACTTCCCCatcgaagcaggagacaagttCCTGGAGGCCCTGGGGGGCACCTGGCACGAtacctgttttgtgtgtgcg gtgtgttccaccagTCTGGAAGGGCAGGCCTTCTTCTCCAAAAACGGCAAACCCCTGTGCAAGAAACATGCCCACACCGTGAAAATCTGA